In Halobacillus amylolyticus, the following proteins share a genomic window:
- the atpD gene encoding F0F1 ATP synthase subunit beta — translation MSKGRVTQIMGPVVDVTFDDGQLPEINNAVVVQAENVDLTLEVALHLGDNTVRTVAMSSTEGVQRGTSVIDTGGPIAVPVGDVTLGRVFSVLGEKIDLDEPLPSDVRKDPIHRQAPTFENLATETEILETGIKVVDLLAPYVKGGKIGLFGGAGVGKTVLIQELINNIAQEHGGISVFAGVGERTREGNDLYYEMKDSGVIAKTAMVFGQMNEPPGARMRVALTGLTMAEYFRDEQGQDVLFFIDNIFRFTQGGLEVSALLGRMPSAVGYQPTLATEMGQLQERITSTDKGSVTSIQAIYVPADDYTDPAPATTFAHLDATTNLERKLSEQGIYPAVDPLASTSRALDADIVGDEHYEVAREVQRTLQRYKELQDIIAILGMDELSDEDKLTVSRARRIQFFLSQNFHVAEQFTGQKGSYVPVAETVKGFKEILDGKHDDIPEDAFRLVGRIEEVVEKAKQMQ, via the coding sequence ATGAGTAAAGGACGCGTAACCCAAATTATGGGACCCGTAGTTGACGTAACTTTTGATGATGGTCAACTTCCTGAAATTAATAACGCAGTGGTCGTACAAGCAGAAAATGTCGACCTTACACTAGAAGTTGCCCTTCACCTTGGGGACAACACCGTACGTACCGTTGCGATGTCTTCAACTGAGGGCGTGCAGCGTGGAACGAGTGTTATCGATACAGGCGGACCGATTGCTGTACCTGTAGGCGATGTAACACTCGGACGCGTATTCAGCGTACTTGGTGAAAAAATCGACCTTGACGAGCCGCTTCCGAGCGATGTTCGTAAAGATCCAATTCACCGCCAGGCACCAACATTTGAAAACTTAGCAACCGAAACTGAGATTCTTGAAACAGGAATTAAAGTTGTAGACTTATTAGCCCCTTATGTAAAAGGTGGTAAAATCGGTTTATTCGGTGGTGCCGGAGTAGGGAAAACCGTTTTAATCCAGGAGCTTATTAACAACATCGCACAAGAACACGGTGGTATTTCCGTATTCGCAGGTGTTGGTGAGCGTACTCGTGAAGGAAACGACTTGTATTATGAAATGAAAGATTCAGGCGTAATCGCGAAAACAGCCATGGTATTCGGTCAGATGAACGAACCACCTGGAGCTCGTATGCGTGTTGCCCTGACAGGTCTGACCATGGCCGAGTATTTCCGTGATGAGCAAGGACAGGACGTTCTGTTCTTCATCGATAACATTTTCCGTTTTACCCAAGGCGGACTAGAAGTATCAGCCTTGCTTGGCCGTATGCCATCAGCCGTTGGTTACCAGCCGACACTAGCAACAGAGATGGGTCAACTGCAAGAACGTATCACATCAACAGATAAAGGGTCTGTTACATCGATCCAGGCGATTTACGTGCCTGCCGATGACTACACAGACCCAGCGCCAGCGACAACGTTCGCTCACCTTGATGCAACAACAAACCTTGAGCGTAAGTTATCAGAGCAAGGGATTTACCCAGCGGTGGATCCACTAGCTTCTACATCACGCGCACTTGACGCTGACATCGTTGGTGACGAACATTACGAAGTAGCTCGTGAAGTTCAACGTACCCTTCAGCGCTATAAAGAATTACAAGACATTATCGCCATTCTTGGTATGGATGAGCTGTCAGATGAAGATAAATTGACCGTTTCACGTGCTCGCCGCATACAATTCTTCCTTTCTCAGAATTTCCACGTTGCTGAACAGTTTACAGGACAAAAAGGTTCCTATGTCCCTGTAGCTGAAACAGTAAAAGGATTCAAAGAGATTCTGGATGGTAAGCATGACGACATTCCAGAAGATGCCTTCCGCCTTGTCGGCCGCATTGAAGAGGTTGTCGAAAAAGCTAAACAAATGCAATAA
- a CDS encoding F0F1 ATP synthase subunit epsilon, producing MKTLTVSVVTPDGPILEDAYEMVSCKAESGELGVMPGHIPMVAPLSISAVRLKGKGQSDRIAVSGGFLEVRPDKVTILAQSAERPSDIDIDRARKAKERAEQRMADKQSDIDMRRAELSLKRAINRLDVHDNNF from the coding sequence ATGAAAACACTAACGGTGAGTGTTGTCACTCCTGATGGCCCGATACTAGAAGACGCATACGAAATGGTTAGCTGTAAGGCGGAAAGCGGGGAACTCGGCGTTATGCCCGGGCACATCCCAATGGTCGCTCCCTTATCTATCAGCGCCGTTCGTCTCAAAGGGAAAGGACAATCAGATCGAATTGCCGTAAGCGGTGGGTTCCTTGAAGTCCGTCCAGACAAAGTAACCATCCTGGCGCAATCCGCTGAGAGGCCTTCTGACATCGATATTGACCGTGCCCGCAAAGCTAAGGAACGTGCCGAGCAACGCATGGCCGATAAACAATCCGATATCGACATGAGAAGGGCTGAATTGTCACTCAAACGAGCCATTAACCGTTTAGACGTTCACGACAATAACTTCTAA
- the atpG gene encoding ATP synthase F1 subunit gamma — translation MASLRDIKGRITSTKKTKQITKAMEMVSASKLNRAEQNARQFVPYSEKIQEVVAGIAAGGGVTSHPMLESREVKRTGYVVITSDRGLAGAYNSSVLRKVYQEIKQRHTSADEYKLITLGRVGRDFFRNRNMPVDKEITGISDQPDFADISDIASETVQLYTDGEVDQLFLYYNHYVSAITQEVTEKKALPLTDLGGQAKAASSSYEYEPSQEEILEVLLPQYAESLIYGALLDGKASEHAARMTAMKSATDNADDLIGDLSLSYNRARQAAITQEITEIVGGAAALE, via the coding sequence GTGGCATCCCTTAGAGATATTAAAGGTCGTATTACTTCAACGAAAAAAACAAAGCAGATTACGAAAGCGATGGAAATGGTTTCTGCCTCCAAGCTGAACCGTGCTGAACAGAATGCGAGACAATTTGTTCCTTATAGTGAAAAGATCCAAGAAGTCGTAGCGGGTATCGCTGCAGGCGGCGGTGTAACTTCACATCCAATGCTTGAATCTCGGGAAGTGAAGCGCACAGGATACGTGGTCATCACATCAGACCGAGGACTTGCAGGAGCCTACAATAGTAGTGTTTTGCGGAAAGTGTACCAGGAAATTAAGCAGCGTCACACTTCTGCTGACGAATATAAATTGATCACACTGGGACGCGTAGGCCGTGACTTTTTCCGAAATCGTAATATGCCGGTAGATAAAGAAATCACGGGTATCTCTGATCAGCCTGATTTCGCCGATATTAGCGATATTGCATCAGAAACGGTGCAGCTCTATACCGACGGCGAAGTTGATCAGCTATTCCTTTATTACAACCATTATGTTAGTGCGATTACTCAAGAGGTTACCGAGAAAAAAGCACTGCCATTAACTGATTTAGGCGGGCAGGCCAAAGCAGCCTCAAGCTCGTATGAATACGAACCAAGCCAGGAAGAAATCTTGGAAGTTCTGCTGCCGCAATACGCTGAGAGCTTGATCTACGGCGCATTGCTCGACGGTAAAGCAAGTGAGCACGCCGCTCGTATGACGGCGATGAAGAGTGCAACAGACAATGCCGATGACCTTATTGGCGACCTTTCACTTTCTTACAACCGTGCCCGTCAAGCAGCCATTACCCAGGAGATTACCGAAATTGTCGGCGGTGCAGCTGCCCTCGAATAG
- a CDS encoding F0F1 ATP synthase subunit delta, producing the protein MSDNTIIAKRYATALFQLGQEQSKLDVIETELRALRVIFKGNKGLVQFLKHPRLTVDEKKQLLNDSLKDFSKETLHTLMLLIDRHREEIMIDMIDHFILKMNDLKGIADATVYSVNELSDVEKQRISATFAPKVGKRSLNLTNVIDTSIIGGIRLRVGNRIFDGSVSGKLSRIERQLVSQK; encoded by the coding sequence ATGAGTGATAATACGATCATTGCGAAACGTTACGCCACCGCTCTTTTTCAGCTCGGACAAGAACAATCCAAACTGGACGTAATAGAAACTGAATTACGTGCACTGCGTGTCATTTTCAAAGGTAATAAAGGGCTTGTCCAATTCCTTAAGCATCCCCGTTTAACAGTGGATGAGAAGAAACAGCTGCTGAACGATTCTTTGAAAGATTTTTCAAAGGAAACGCTTCACACTCTAATGCTGTTAATTGATCGTCATCGTGAAGAAATCATGATTGATATGATTGATCACTTCATCTTGAAAATGAATGATCTAAAAGGGATTGCAGACGCAACCGTTTATTCCGTGAATGAACTTTCAGACGTTGAAAAACAACGTATTTCAGCAACGTTTGCACCAAAAGTCGGCAAACGTTCATTAAACCTTACTAATGTGATCGACACATCCATTATCGGAGGCATTCGTCTTCGTGTAGGCAATCGCATTTTTGATGGTTCTGTCAGCGGGAAGCTTAGCCGAATCGAACGTCAGCTAGTTTCTCAGAAATAA
- the murA gene encoding UDP-N-acetylglucosamine 1-carboxyvinyltransferase, which yields MDKIIVRGGRQLNGTVRAEGAKNAVLPVIAASIIASEGKSVLHDVPALADVYTINEVIRHMNADVEMKDRSVTIDASKQLTTEAPIEYVRKMRASVLVLGPLLARYGHAKVALPGGCAIGSRPLDQHLKGFEAMGAEVTVGNGSIEAHVKGRLQGAKIYLDVPSVGATENIIMAAALAQGRTVLENCAKEPEIVDLANFLNKMGARIVGAGTETIRIDGVDKLYGATHTIIPDRVEAGTFMVAAAISGGNVLVQGAMHEHLRSVISKMEEMGVKIEEEEDGLRVIGPKQLKATDIKTMPHPGFPTDMQSQMMALMLNAKGTSVITETVFENRFMHVEEFRRMNAKMKIEGRSVIVEGPSALQGAEVQATDLRAGAALILAGLVADGYTRVTELKHLDRGYVDFTEKLAQLGADIERVNEEESYVEESEPSESVSTL from the coding sequence TTGGATAAAATCATCGTCCGTGGTGGAAGGCAGCTTAATGGCACTGTAAGAGCTGAAGGTGCAAAGAATGCCGTACTGCCTGTCATCGCAGCAAGTATAATTGCAAGTGAAGGGAAAAGTGTTTTGCACGACGTCCCGGCATTAGCGGATGTTTACACGATCAATGAAGTCATTAGACATATGAATGCAGATGTAGAAATGAAAGACCGATCAGTAACCATTGACGCTTCTAAACAATTAACAACAGAAGCTCCTATAGAATATGTTCGTAAAATGAGAGCGTCTGTACTCGTGTTGGGACCGCTATTGGCCCGCTATGGTCACGCAAAGGTCGCCTTACCAGGAGGATGTGCGATCGGTTCACGTCCGCTTGATCAACATCTTAAAGGTTTTGAAGCAATGGGCGCAGAAGTAACGGTTGGTAACGGATCAATTGAGGCTCACGTAAAAGGCCGTTTACAGGGAGCCAAGATTTACTTGGACGTACCTAGTGTAGGAGCTACAGAGAACATTATCATGGCTGCTGCACTGGCCCAAGGAAGAACAGTCCTTGAGAATTGTGCGAAAGAGCCTGAGATTGTTGATCTTGCCAACTTCTTGAACAAAATGGGCGCACGTATTGTCGGCGCAGGTACAGAAACGATTCGGATTGATGGGGTCGATAAGCTTTATGGCGCGACCCACACCATCATTCCAGACCGAGTGGAAGCAGGAACCTTTATGGTAGCCGCAGCCATCTCGGGTGGTAATGTACTCGTACAAGGAGCCATGCATGAGCACTTACGCTCAGTTATTTCCAAAATGGAAGAAATGGGTGTTAAGATCGAGGAAGAGGAGGATGGACTTCGTGTTATTGGTCCGAAACAGCTGAAAGCAACGGACATTAAAACGATGCCACATCCTGGTTTCCCTACAGATATGCAGTCTCAAATGATGGCACTCATGTTAAATGCGAAGGGCACAAGCGTTATCACAGAAACTGTTTTTGAAAATCGCTTCATGCATGTGGAAGAATTCAGACGCATGAATGCAAAGATGAAGATAGAAGGCCGCAGCGTTATTGTTGAAGGACCTTCTGCACTACAAGGAGCTGAAGTGCAAGCCACTGATTTAAGAGCAGGTGCTGCCCTTATCTTAGCTGGTCTTGTAGCTGATGGCTATACACGTGTAACAGAATTGAAGCATCTGGATCGAGGGTATGTTGATTTTACTGAAAAACTTGCCCAGCTCGGTGCTGATATTGAACGCGTCAACGAAGAAGAATCCTACGTGGAAGAATCAGAGCCAAGCGAATCAGTATCGACATTATAA
- a CDS encoding YwmB family TATA-box binding protein — protein sequence MKILWTCLLSLTILAGVHPQETAKGHIDLSPLLELAAFVEDEQLDISEYKIVLKESIKTANVEEMKQQISGVFPNVKMREEDSNLARKYIFTNGQKNSSFNETFTVIVPKDKTVSSNVVYSLTAGGTERLTPDKIKQQINEIKSRIFSKNVTLYTCLKAEAGGIIDDVLIYQKFKKALNITTIEAATEESWTSRSGYTPRWSQAIPLPNGAMNVQFATRTLGGRTTITIGTPIITAEY from the coding sequence ATGAAGATACTATGGACTTGTTTACTATCACTAACAATATTGGCAGGTGTTCATCCGCAGGAAACGGCTAAGGGACATATTGATCTTTCGCCGTTACTAGAGTTGGCAGCCTTTGTAGAAGATGAGCAGCTGGACATTAGTGAATACAAGATTGTACTGAAAGAATCGATTAAAACAGCTAACGTAGAAGAAATGAAGCAGCAAATCAGCGGGGTTTTTCCGAATGTAAAGATGAGAGAAGAGGATTCAAATCTCGCTCGTAAATATATCTTTACGAACGGTCAAAAAAACTCTAGTTTTAACGAAACTTTTACAGTGATCGTGCCAAAAGATAAGACTGTTTCATCTAATGTCGTTTACTCGCTTACTGCTGGGGGTACAGAAAGATTAACGCCAGATAAAATCAAACAACAAATCAATGAAATTAAGTCACGGATTTTTTCGAAAAATGTCACTTTATACACTTGTCTCAAAGCAGAGGCTGGTGGTATTATTGATGATGTTTTAATCTATCAAAAATTCAAAAAAGCACTCAATATAACAACGATCGAAGCAGCTACCGAAGAAAGCTGGACTAGCAGATCCGGCTACACACCAAGGTGGAGTCAAGCCATTCCATTACCCAATGGAGCAATGAATGTCCAATTCGCTACCCGTACATTGGGCGGTCGAACAACCATTACAATTGGCACACCTATCATAACTGCTGAATATTAA
- a CDS encoding DUF1146 family protein, with the protein MDQFLLQDALLSMTSHIIFIIITWKVLQAVNLDAFLRKGRIFEIRVLMILITIAIATSVSNFFLDLINWSNSLVYLF; encoded by the coding sequence ATGGATCAGTTTCTACTGCAAGACGCACTTCTCAGCATGACCTCTCATATTATTTTTATTATCATTACATGGAAGGTTTTGCAGGCAGTAAACCTGGATGCGTTTCTCCGAAAAGGACGCATCTTTGAAATTAGGGTGTTAATGATACTTATTACGATCGCCATCGCTACATCTGTCAGTAACTTCTTTCTAGACCTCATCAATTGGTCAAACAGTTTGGTTTACTTATTTTAG
- the spoIID gene encoding stage II sporulation protein D yields MKKRNRIGIAVMSSIFAGIIFIPTVIVLPFTGSSDTAQVQETQAQAAEDEEVVTELPASLSPFSIHVLRSETDKVEEVPLETYVSRVVASEMPASFELEALKAQALAARTYVTRHLSQGGPVSENADVTDTTQHQVYKNEKELRNLWGDHYVENISKINKAVQETAGEIITYKQQPIEAAFFSTSNGYTENSEDYWKQEIPYLKSVESPWDKASPRFADQKIVPLSGLETALGVDVTPSLSNLKLTKTEGGRVDQITIGSETFSGRKIREAFNLQSSDFTLEQKNDHIIFTTQGFGHGVGMSQYGANGMAKAGKTYKEIIEHYYQNTEISPMSKQTASITTVK; encoded by the coding sequence ATGAAAAAAAGGAATCGCATCGGAATCGCGGTAATGAGCAGCATTTTTGCAGGAATTATTTTTATCCCGACAGTAATCGTTCTACCATTCACGGGATCAAGTGACACAGCACAAGTCCAAGAAACACAGGCCCAAGCAGCAGAAGACGAAGAAGTTGTGACGGAGCTTCCAGCTAGTCTATCTCCCTTTTCTATTCATGTATTAAGGAGTGAAACAGACAAAGTTGAGGAGGTTCCCTTAGAGACATACGTTTCTAGAGTAGTGGCATCAGAAATGCCTGCCAGCTTCGAACTCGAAGCCTTGAAGGCACAAGCTCTCGCAGCCCGAACGTATGTCACACGACACCTCAGCCAAGGAGGTCCTGTTTCAGAAAATGCCGACGTTACGGATACAACCCAGCACCAAGTGTACAAAAACGAAAAGGAGCTTCGCAATTTGTGGGGAGATCATTATGTAGAAAACATAAGCAAAATTAATAAAGCTGTTCAAGAAACAGCAGGAGAAATTATCACTTACAAACAACAGCCAATCGAAGCAGCCTTTTTCTCAACAAGCAATGGGTACACAGAAAACTCTGAGGACTATTGGAAACAGGAGATCCCTTATTTGAAAAGTGTCGAAAGTCCATGGGATAAAGCATCACCGAGATTCGCTGATCAGAAAATTGTCCCTCTCAGCGGGTTAGAAACCGCCTTGGGTGTAGACGTGACACCATCCCTTTCCAATTTGAAGCTGACCAAGACAGAAGGCGGCCGCGTTGATCAAATAACAATTGGAAGCGAAACGTTCTCAGGCAGAAAAATAAGAGAAGCCTTCAACTTGCAATCTAGTGATTTTACATTGGAACAAAAAAATGACCACATCATTTTTACAACACAAGGATTTGGCCACGGTGTCGGCATGAGCCAATATGGCGCCAACGGCATGGCTAAAGCAGGAAAAACTTATAAAGAGATCATTGAACACTACTACCAAAATACTGAGATCTCACCGATGAGCAAGCAAACCGCCTCCATTACAACTGTTAAGTAG
- the atpF gene encoding F0F1 ATP synthase subunit B: MQGFTANLVLGATGFAVGDMIIQLFFFIILLVLLRKFAWGPLMNMMKEREDYIANEIDTAEKSREEAARQQSEASEELKKTRQDAQSIIEDARKTAGQQERDIVESARKEAERIKISARQEIEQERDKAVQTLKDQVASMSVMIASKVIEKELSEQDQQALIDKYINESGEER; encoded by the coding sequence GTGCAAGGATTTACTGCGAACTTAGTCCTGGGTGCAACAGGATTTGCCGTTGGCGATATGATTATTCAACTGTTCTTCTTCATCATTCTACTTGTACTTCTAAGGAAGTTTGCGTGGGGACCATTGATGAACATGATGAAAGAGCGTGAAGATTATATTGCAAATGAAATAGATACAGCCGAAAAAAGCCGTGAGGAAGCAGCACGTCAACAAAGTGAAGCTTCAGAAGAGTTGAAAAAGACGCGTCAAGACGCACAGAGTATTATTGAGGATGCGCGTAAAACAGCAGGACAGCAAGAACGAGATATCGTTGAATCCGCTCGTAAAGAAGCAGAGCGTATCAAAATCTCTGCTCGTCAGGAAATTGAGCAAGAGCGTGATAAAGCCGTTCAAACACTTAAAGATCAGGTGGCTTCCATGTCTGTTATGATTGCATCGAAAGTAATCGAAAAAGAATTGTCTGAGCAAGATCAGCAAGCATTAATTGATAAATATATCAATGAGTCAGGAGAAGAGCGATGA
- a CDS encoding peptidoglycan DD-metalloendopeptidase family protein yields MTKLKFKRLMRKKWIYPALYLSVAALVLVGVFWFQQSSNDVAEQVKDQNQTNVQQDSNLQNQESVPVTGQDENLQMPVADEQSASIVTKFFDYDASNEAQESALVLYNNKYYQSEGIDIAKGDGANFEVTAALSGTVTEVKEDPLYGNVVQISHDNDVSTVYASLSDVQVEAGSEVSQGDAIGQAGQNSFGQASGVHVHFEVRKNGEPLNPENFFGKAVSSIEAKEEKANAEEGTDAPDASGTEEQPTNSEVEDPSTEIDPDASTGSEDEMQPAPEQGQAPEEGADPTEGDAPTEGDAPTEGEGTPSEDAPSDDTEEPTPDEEGSSSISSTQA; encoded by the coding sequence GTGACTAAATTAAAGTTTAAACGCTTAATGCGCAAGAAGTGGATCTATCCAGCTTTGTATCTGTCCGTAGCAGCTTTGGTGTTAGTAGGAGTGTTTTGGTTCCAGCAAAGTTCAAATGATGTAGCTGAACAGGTGAAGGATCAAAATCAAACCAACGTCCAACAAGATTCAAACTTACAAAATCAAGAATCCGTTCCCGTTACTGGTCAGGATGAGAATTTACAAATGCCAGTTGCTGATGAACAGTCAGCATCCATCGTAACAAAATTCTTTGATTATGACGCATCAAACGAAGCGCAAGAAAGTGCACTGGTTCTTTACAACAATAAGTACTATCAGAGTGAAGGGATCGATATAGCAAAAGGTGACGGAGCCAATTTTGAAGTAACAGCAGCTCTATCAGGTACCGTTACTGAAGTGAAGGAGGATCCTCTCTACGGCAACGTCGTTCAAATCAGCCATGACAATGATGTTTCAACTGTCTATGCTAGTCTATCTGATGTTCAAGTAGAAGCCGGATCTGAAGTGTCACAAGGGGACGCCATCGGTCAAGCGGGTCAGAATTCTTTTGGCCAGGCAAGCGGTGTACACGTTCATTTCGAAGTTAGAAAAAATGGTGAACCACTGAACCCGGAAAACTTCTTTGGAAAAGCAGTTAGTAGTATTGAAGCAAAAGAAGAGAAGGCAAATGCGGAAGAAGGAACTGACGCTCCTGATGCTTCTGGTACAGAGGAACAGCCAACAAATAGTGAAGTAGAGGATCCATCTACTGAGATTGATCCAGATGCATCCACTGGCAGTGAAGATGAAATGCAGCCAGCTCCTGAACAGGGACAGGCTCCTGAAGAGGGCGCTGACCCAACCGAAGGAGATGCTCCAACTGAGGGAGACGCTCCAACTGAAGGAGAAGGTACTCCATCCGAAGACGCACCATCTGATGATACGGAAGAACCGACACCAGATGAGGAAGGCTCTTCATCCATTTCATCAACACAAGCATAA
- the atpA gene encoding F0F1 ATP synthase subunit alpha → MSIKAEEISALIKQQIANYESDIEVNDVGTVIEVGDGIARAHGLDNCMAGELVEFSNGVMGLAQNLEESNVGLVILGPFTDIKEGDEVRRTGRIMQIPTGENMLGRVVNPLGQPVDGHGPIETSNTRPIESPAPGVMDRKSVDEPLQTGIKAIDALVPIGRGQRELIIGDRQTGKTSVAVDTILNQHDQDMICIYVAIGQKESTVRGTVETLRRHGALDYTIVVTASASQPAPLLYLAPYAGVTLGEEFMYNGKNVLVVYDDLSKQAAAYRELSLLLRRPPGREAFPGDVFYLHSRLLERAAKLSDAKGGGSLTALPFVETQAGDISAYIPTNVISITDGQIFLQSDLFFSGVRPAINAGLSVSRVGGSAQIKAMKKVAGTLRLDLASFRELEAFAQFGSDLDKSTQAKLNRGARTVEVLKQGLHQPLAVEKQVMIIFALTKGHLDEIPVEDITRFESEFHIWLDNNRKELLQQIRQTGKLADEDEMHGAVKEFKKTFVVSN, encoded by the coding sequence ATGAGCATCAAAGCTGAAGAAATCAGTGCGCTGATTAAGCAGCAAATTGCAAACTACGAATCAGATATTGAAGTCAACGATGTAGGTACAGTTATCGAGGTTGGTGACGGTATCGCTCGTGCTCATGGTCTTGACAACTGTATGGCCGGAGAGCTTGTTGAATTTTCTAACGGTGTCATGGGGTTGGCACAAAACTTGGAAGAAAGTAATGTTGGTCTTGTTATACTTGGACCATTCACAGATATTAAAGAAGGCGATGAAGTTCGCCGTACTGGACGCATCATGCAGATTCCTACAGGTGAGAATATGCTTGGGCGTGTCGTTAACCCTCTAGGGCAGCCAGTTGATGGCCATGGTCCGATTGAAACGAGCAACACTCGTCCAATCGAGTCACCAGCTCCCGGAGTTATGGATCGTAAATCTGTTGATGAGCCGCTTCAAACAGGTATTAAGGCGATTGATGCACTTGTACCAATTGGCCGTGGACAGCGTGAGTTAATTATCGGAGACCGTCAAACAGGTAAAACATCTGTTGCAGTCGATACAATTTTGAACCAGCACGACCAGGATATGATTTGTATTTATGTGGCCATTGGTCAAAAAGAATCAACTGTTCGAGGCACAGTGGAAACACTGCGCCGTCATGGAGCGCTTGATTATACGATCGTTGTTACGGCAAGTGCATCTCAACCTGCACCGCTTCTTTACCTTGCGCCATATGCTGGTGTTACGCTTGGTGAAGAGTTTATGTATAACGGTAAAAACGTTCTAGTCGTATATGATGATCTTTCTAAGCAAGCAGCCGCTTATCGTGAGCTTTCCTTGCTGCTTCGTCGCCCGCCAGGCCGTGAAGCATTCCCAGGGGATGTATTCTACTTGCACTCCCGTTTACTTGAGCGTGCCGCTAAACTTAGTGATGCGAAAGGCGGCGGTTCTTTAACTGCTCTTCCATTCGTAGAAACACAAGCCGGCGACATTTCAGCCTATATTCCAACAAACGTTATTTCCATTACAGATGGACAAATTTTCTTACAGTCAGATCTATTCTTCTCGGGTGTGCGTCCAGCGATCAACGCCGGATTATCCGTGTCTCGTGTAGGTGGTTCTGCACAGATCAAAGCCATGAAGAAGGTAGCGGGTACGCTTCGTCTCGACTTAGCGTCCTTCCGTGAACTAGAGGCTTTTGCCCAGTTCGGTTCTGACCTTGATAAATCAACACAAGCTAAGCTTAACCGTGGTGCCCGTACAGTAGAAGTACTGAAGCAAGGACTTCACCAACCGCTAGCTGTTGAAAAACAAGTTATGATCATTTTTGCCCTAACTAAAGGACACTTAGATGAAATTCCAGTAGAAGATATCACTCGTTTTGAGTCTGAATTCCACATTTGGTTAGATAACAACCGTAAAGAACTTCTTCAGCAAATCCGCCAAACAGGTAAATTGGCAGATGAAGATGAAATGCACGGGGCTGTTAAAGAGTTCAAGAAAACCTTTGTCGTTTCTAATTAA
- the atpB gene encoding F0F1 ATP synthase subunit A has translation MNHEAPMWEDAFGITWLDFNLSNVLMMFIASLIVFILGVAATRNMQRYPKGFQNFMEWLIDFIKGIIGSNMDWRTGRLFLPLGLTLFAYIFVSNMLGVITNGVVGHNLWWKSPTADPGITMTLAIMVVVLSHYYGVKLKGGKEYGKGFVRPVPFLLPFKIIEEFSNTLTLGLRLYGNIYAGEILLSLLVGLAASGIGGFIGASLPMVAWMGFSTFIGFIQAFIFVMLTMVYMSHKVSDDH, from the coding sequence TTGAATCACGAAGCACCGATGTGGGAGGATGCGTTTGGAATCACCTGGCTTGATTTCAACTTATCTAACGTGTTAATGATGTTTATTGCTTCATTAATTGTATTTATCCTCGGAGTTGCGGCAACAAGGAATATGCAACGCTACCCTAAAGGTTTCCAGAACTTCATGGAATGGTTGATTGATTTCATAAAAGGAATCATCGGTTCAAATATGGACTGGCGTACAGGTCGGCTTTTCTTACCTCTGGGTCTAACATTATTTGCCTACATATTTGTTTCGAATATGCTGGGAGTCATTACCAACGGGGTTGTCGGACATAATCTATGGTGGAAATCACCAACAGCCGATCCAGGAATTACGATGACGCTTGCGATTATGGTCGTAGTGTTATCCCATTATTATGGGGTTAAATTAAAAGGTGGTAAAGAGTATGGAAAAGGGTTTGTACGCCCAGTGCCATTTTTGTTACCTTTTAAAATTATCGAGGAATTCTCAAATACGTTAACGCTTGGGTTGCGTCTATACGGGAACATCTATGCAGGTGAAATTTTACTTTCTTTATTGGTAGGACTTGCAGCTAGTGGTATTGGTGGATTCATTGGAGCGTCGCTTCCGATGGTCGCATGGATGGGCTTTAGTACATTTATCGGTTTCATCCAGGCATTTATTTTCGTTATGTTAACGATGGTTTATATGTCTCACAAGGTGAGCGATGACCATTAA
- the atpE gene encoding F0F1 ATP synthase subunit C, with the protein MGLLAAAIAVGLAALGAGIGNGLIVSRTVEGIARQPELRSALQTTMFIGVALVEAVPIIGVVIAFIVMGQ; encoded by the coding sequence ATGGGTCTATTAGCAGCTGCAATTGCAGTAGGTTTAGCGGCACTAGGTGCTGGTATTGGTAACGGTTTGATTGTAAGTCGTACAGTTGAAGGGATTGCGCGTCAACCAGAATTGCGCAGTGCACTTCAAACAACAATGTTCATTGGTGTGGCACTAGTTGAGGCAGTTCCAATCATCGGCGTTGTTATCGCATTTATCGTAATGGGTCAGTAA